The Lactuca sativa cultivar Salinas chromosome 2, Lsat_Salinas_v11, whole genome shotgun sequence genome includes a window with the following:
- the LOC111905778 gene encoding 7-deoxyloganetic acid glucosyl transferase: MVRSHVSHEEKSQMDDQIISPPPHIIVFPSPLQRPINPIFDLAELLCLSGLDVTFLLIPYTHSLLLRHINIESRLNPYPNFRLHTISDGLPPDHSESNPTDLLLSLETLTKPLFRYLLTSGKLICDERGPVSCIISDGIMSFVYDVANEIQVPVISALTLSPSCLLHLSNLPNLTGAARVSDPTIGENHADSIIKHDLFHPFPKHLINQIQQLPQSHGLILNTFKALDASILSQIRSICPNLYAIGPIYKHLGFRQEAKRMTPLLNYSGVQNNDCLLWLNSQQPKSVLYVNIDNHSQLTRVQTFELWHGLVNSEKGFLWVRRPDSISVEGRIPAKLIKGTKEKGFIVDSASNNQVLAHKAIGGFLTDGDWDSTLQGIVEGVPMIYWPTSWDQRVNSKFMSKTWKLGMHMEERCDKNIIEKTIRDVMGSKGHELIENVHKMKKLTRKSVNIGGSSYAMLDNLVNNIISMHL; the protein is encoded by the exons atggTCAGATCCCACGTTTCGCATGAAGAGAAAAGTCAAATGGATGATCAAATTATCTCCCCGCCCCCTCACATCATCGTCTTCCCTTCGCCACTTCAACGGCCAATAAACCCCATTTTTGATCTAGCAGAACTCCTCTGTCTCTCCGGCCTTGATGTCACATTTCTCCTAATCCCCTACACCCACAGCCTCCTCCTCCGCCACATCAACATCGAGTCCCGGTTAAATCCATATCCAAATTTCCGCCTACACACCATCTCTGACGGACTACCACCAGATCACTCGGAATCTAATCCGACGGATCTGTTACTCTCTCTTGAAACCCTGACGAAGCCGCTTTTCAGATATCTTTTGACTTCCGGAAAGTTGATTTGCGATGAGCGTGGGCCGGTGAGCTGTATTATTTCAGATGGAATCATGAGTTTTGTGTATGACGTTGCTAATGAGATTCAAGTTCCTGTTATTTCTGCGTTGACCTTAAGTCCTAGTTGCTTATTGCATCTTTCCAATCTCCCCAACCTCACCGGTGCAGCTCGAGTTTCTGATCCAACAATCGGAG AAAATCATGCGGATTCGATCATAAAACATGACTTGTTTCATCCTTTCCCGAAGCATCTAATAAACCAAATTCAACAACTTCCTCAATCCCATGGGCTCATACTCAACACATTCAAGGCGTTAGATGCATCCATACTCTCTCAAATTCGTTCCATTTGTCCAAACCTGTACGCCATCGGCCCGATTTACAAGCACCTAGGGTTCAGGCAAGAGGCCAAAAGAATGACACCATTGTTGAATTACTCCGGTGTACAAAACAACGATTGCCTCCTGTGGTTGAACTCTCAACAGCCCAAATCCGTTCTCTACGTCAACATTGATAATCACTCACAACTCACACGGGTACAAACCTTCGAGCTTTGGCATGGTTTGGTGAATAGTGAAAAGGGGTTCTTATGGGTACGACGGCCAGACTCCATATCTGTAGAAGGTCGAATTCCGGCGAAGCTCATCAAGGGCACGAAGGAGAAGGGTTTCATTGTTGATTCGGCTTCAAATAACCAGGTCTTGGCTCATAAAGCAATCGGTGGGTTCTTGACCGATGGCGATTGGGACTCGACTCTTcaaggcattgttgagggcgTGCCGATGATCTATTGGCCGACTTCTTGGGACCAACGAGTAAATAGCAAGTTCATGAGTAAAACATGGAAGCTGGGGATGCATATGGAAGAAAGATGCGATAAAAATATAATCGAGAAAACAATACGAGATGTTATGGGATCCAAGGGTCATGAGTTGATCGAAAATGtacataaaatgaaaaaactGACTAGAAAAAGCGTAAACATCGGTGGATCATCCTATGCAATGTTGGATAATCTAGTAAATAATATAATCTCGATGCATCTTTAA
- the LOC111905792 gene encoding UDP-glycosyltransferase 76C2 produces MSNEPQPNNRRLALFPLPFQGHINPMHQLANILHTKGFKITIIHTRFNSPNQSNYPQFTFKSISDGLSESKNKNLNPDNPNSVINFLNKSCIDPLRDCLVKLQEEEPIACLISDALWHFSQSVADSLNLPRIVLRTSSMSCLLVYAALPLLNKNGFLIKTIFEEEEEEDEEPIPDLSPITEKDILEIFNDVDCKDGVLDLIFSMIKTTKAASGIIWNTFKELEEPAFSAITKDFCIPSFPIGPFHKYFPASSSSLLEQDRSVMSWLDLQPVRSVVYVSFGSIAQMGEAEFSNMAWGLAKSKQRFLWVVRPGSVFGSEWLQYLPQGFIEEVGERGCIVKWAPQQEVLAHGAIGVFWTHSGYNSTLESICEGVPMICSPYAYDHPIIARYVTDVWRVGVMLDKGKEEEIGKKVRSVIMEEEGSEMRQRSKFLQEKVNRSMKEGGSSYESLENLVDLIISL; encoded by the coding sequence ATGTCCAATGAACCACAGCCAAACAACCGCCGATTGGCGCTATTTCCATTACCATTTCAAGGCCACATCAACCCCATGCATCAGTTAGCAAACATTCTTCACACTAAAGGCTTCAAGATTACAATCATTCACACCCGTTTCAACTCGCCAAACCAATCAAACTACCCACAATTCACCTTCAAGTCGATCTCAGACGGCTTGTCGGAATCCAAAAACAAGAATTTGAATCCGGATAATCCTAATTCTGTCATCAACTTCTTAAACAAAAGCTGCATCGATCCGTTGAGGGATTGTTTAGTCAAGTTACAAGAAGAGGAGCCAATCGCATGCTTGATCTCAGATGCGCTATGGCACTTCTCTCAATCAGTTGCAGACAGTCTGAATCTCCCAAGAATCGTTTTACGAACCAGCAGCATGTCCTGCCTCCTTGTTTATGCAGCCTTGCCTCTTCTTAACAAAAACGGCTTCCTGATCAAAACCatctttgaagaagaagaagaagaagatgaagagccGATTCCAGACCTTTCGCCGATCACAGAAAAAGACATACTAGAGATTTTTAACGACGTCGATTGCAAGGATGGAGTACTCGATTTGATCTTTAGCATGATCAAAACTACAAAAGCGGCTTCTGGAATCATATGGAACACCTTCAAAGAACTCGAAGAACCTGCTTTTTCTGCCATAACCAAAGATTTCTGTATTCCCAGTTTCCCGATTGGTCCGTTTCATAAGTATTTCCCAGCATCCTCTAGCAGCTTACTAGAACAAGATCGAAGCGTTATGTCATGGTTAGACTTGCAACCAGTTAGGTCTGTAGTATACGTGAGTTTTGGGAGTATTGCTCAAATGGGTGAAGCCGAGTTTAGCAATATGGCTTGGGGGCTTGCAAAGAGTAAGCAACGGTTCCTGTGGGTGGTTCGACCTGGTTCGGTTTTTGGGTCTGAATGGCTCCAGTATTTGCCTCAAGGGTTTATAGAGGAAGTAGGTGAAAGAGGGTGTATTGTCAAGTGGGCTCCTCAACAAGAAGTATTAGCTCATGGAGCTATAGGAGTGTTTTGGACTCACAGTGGATACAACTCGACATTGGAGAGCATCTGTGAAGGTGTTCCGATGATCTGTTCACCTTATGCTTATGATCACCCGATAATCGCTAGATATGTAACAGACGTTTGGAGAGTAGGAGTGATGTTGGATAAAGGGAAGGAGGAGGAGATCGGTAAAAAGGTGAGAAGTGTAATTATGGAGGAAGAAGGAAGTGAGATGAGACAGAGATCTAAATTTCTTCAGGAGAAGGTGAATCGTTCTATGAAGGAAGGTGGGTCTTCATATGAATCACTGGAGAATCTGGTTGACTTAATCATCTCTCTATAA
- the LOC111905726 gene encoding 7-deoxyloganetic acid glucosyl transferase isoform X2: MFLLQIHKQQKQATISVMDQETVLPPHVLIFPLPLQGPVNSTIKLAELLCLSGLHITLLLTHHIHTRLLKYSNIQSRFSSYPGFHLETIPDGLPEDHPRSIDRFIEVLESLKTKSSILFKDLLTSGKLSSDSRRPVTCIIADGTMGYTCDVANEIGIPIMYIRTISVCCLWVFFCLPSLIQSRELPFSGDDLDTPIKNIPGMEEFLRRRDLPMFCRFNLSDPNVQTYLSEGTENPRAHGLILNTFDDLEGPIVSQIRTFCPNLYTIGPLHAHLKLNLESFSSSPPSSNSLWKEDMSCIPWLDSQPPKSVLYVSFGSLAVMTKEQYMELWYGLVNSGSRFLWVIRRHSVLSDVTEIPPELSKGTEERGCIIEWAPQEKVLAHGGVGGFLTHSGWNATLESVVEGVPMICWPYFLDQQVNSRFVGEVWKLGLDMKDTCDRVIVEKMVRELMEERKDEFRKSAEEMAKLAKQCFMEGGSSYCNLERLINDIKAM; encoded by the exons ATGTTTCTTCTACAGATTCATAAACAACAAAAGCAAGCAACAATTTCTGTGATGGATCAAGAAACAGTACTCCCACCTCATGTGTTGATATTCCCGTTGCCATTACAAGGCCCTGTGAACTCCACCATCAAGCTAGCCGAGCTTCTTTGCCTTTCGGGTCTCCACATCACCTTACTTCTCACTCATCACATCCACACCAGACTCCTCAAATACTCAAATATACAGTCCCGTTTTAGCAGCTACCCAGGTTTCCACCTAGAAACCATACCTGATGGCCTTCCAGAAGACCATCCTCGCTCCATTGATCGCTTTATCGAAGTGTTGGAATCTTTAAAAACCAAAAGCAGTATCCTCTTCAAAGATCTGCTGACCTCAGGCAAACTAAGTTCAGATTCACGCAGACCAGTAACTTGTATAATTGCAGATGGAACTATGGGGTATACCTGTGATGTAGCTAATGAAATAGGAATACCCATTATGTATATTCGTACAATCAGTGTTTGTTGCCTGTGGGTTTTCTTCTGTCTTCCCAGCCTCATTCAATCCCGTGAATTACCATTCTCAG GAGACGACTTGGATACACCCATAAAGAACATACCAGGCATGGAAGAATTCTTGAGACGCCGTGATCTTCCAATGTTTTGTCGTTTCAACCTGTCAGATCCAAATGTCCAAACCTATCTCTCTGAAGGTACAGAGAACCCAAGAGCTCATGGGCTTATACTCAACACTTTTGATGATTTAGAGGGTCCAATCGTCTCCCAAATACGCACTTTCTGTCCAAATTTATACACCATTGGTCCACTACACGCTCATCTGAAGCTCAACCTAGAATCCTTCTCCTCGTCACCGCCATCTTCGAACAGTCTGTGGAAAGAAGACATGAGCTGTATTCCATGGCTGGATTCACAACCACCAAAATCCGTGCTGTATGTTAGCTTTGGAAGTCTTGCTGTAATGACAAAGGAGCAATACATGGAGCTCTGGTACGGGTTGGTGAATAGTGGTTCCCGTTTCTTGTGGGTCATACGGCGACATTCAGTCCTGAGTGATGTCACTGAAATCCCACCGGAACTTTCCAAAGGCACGGAGGAGAGAGGATGCATTATTGAGTGGGCTCCGCAAGAGAAGGTGTTGGCCCACGGTGGTGTGGGTGGGTTTTTGACACACAGTGGATGGAATGCGACGCTCGAGAGTGTGGTTGAAGGTGTGCCGATGATTTGTTGGCCTTACTTTTTGGATCAACAGGTGAATAGTAGATTTGTAGGGGAAGTGTGGAAGTTGGGTTTGGATATGAAGGATACGTGTGATAGAGTGATTGTAGAGAAGATGGTGAGGGAATTGATGGAGGAGAGGAAGGATGAGTTTAGGAAGTCGGCGGAGGAGATGGCGAAACTTGCAAAACAATGCTTCATGGAAGGTGGATCGTCTTATTGTAATTTAGAACGTCTAATTAATGACATCAAAGCAATGTAA
- the LOC111905726 gene encoding 7-deoxyloganetic acid glucosyl transferase isoform X1, which translates to MLINQIHKQQKQATISVMDQETVLPPHVLIFPLPLQGPVNSTIKLAELLCLSGLHITLLLTHHIHTRLLKYSNIQSRFSSYPGFHLETIPDGLPEDHPRSIDRFIEVLESLKTKSSILFKDLLTSGKLSSDSRRPVTCIIADGTMGYTCDVANEIGIPIMYIRTISVCCLWVFFCLPSLIQSRELPFSGDDLDTPIKNIPGMEEFLRRRDLPMFCRFNLSDPNVQTYLSEGTENPRAHGLILNTFDDLEGPIVSQIRTFCPNLYTIGPLHAHLKLNLESFSSSPPSSNSLWKEDMSCIPWLDSQPPKSVLYVSFGSLAVMTKEQYMELWYGLVNSGSRFLWVIRRHSVLSDVTEIPPELSKGTEERGCIIEWAPQEKVLAHGGVGGFLTHSGWNATLESVVEGVPMICWPYFLDQQVNSRFVGEVWKLGLDMKDTCDRVIVEKMVRELMEERKDEFRKSAEEMAKLAKQCFMEGGSSYCNLERLINDIKAM; encoded by the exons ATGCTAATTAATCAG ATTCATAAACAACAAAAGCAAGCAACAATTTCTGTGATGGATCAAGAAACAGTACTCCCACCTCATGTGTTGATATTCCCGTTGCCATTACAAGGCCCTGTGAACTCCACCATCAAGCTAGCCGAGCTTCTTTGCCTTTCGGGTCTCCACATCACCTTACTTCTCACTCATCACATCCACACCAGACTCCTCAAATACTCAAATATACAGTCCCGTTTTAGCAGCTACCCAGGTTTCCACCTAGAAACCATACCTGATGGCCTTCCAGAAGACCATCCTCGCTCCATTGATCGCTTTATCGAAGTGTTGGAATCTTTAAAAACCAAAAGCAGTATCCTCTTCAAAGATCTGCTGACCTCAGGCAAACTAAGTTCAGATTCACGCAGACCAGTAACTTGTATAATTGCAGATGGAACTATGGGGTATACCTGTGATGTAGCTAATGAAATAGGAATACCCATTATGTATATTCGTACAATCAGTGTTTGTTGCCTGTGGGTTTTCTTCTGTCTTCCCAGCCTCATTCAATCCCGTGAATTACCATTCTCAG GAGACGACTTGGATACACCCATAAAGAACATACCAGGCATGGAAGAATTCTTGAGACGCCGTGATCTTCCAATGTTTTGTCGTTTCAACCTGTCAGATCCAAATGTCCAAACCTATCTCTCTGAAGGTACAGAGAACCCAAGAGCTCATGGGCTTATACTCAACACTTTTGATGATTTAGAGGGTCCAATCGTCTCCCAAATACGCACTTTCTGTCCAAATTTATACACCATTGGTCCACTACACGCTCATCTGAAGCTCAACCTAGAATCCTTCTCCTCGTCACCGCCATCTTCGAACAGTCTGTGGAAAGAAGACATGAGCTGTATTCCATGGCTGGATTCACAACCACCAAAATCCGTGCTGTATGTTAGCTTTGGAAGTCTTGCTGTAATGACAAAGGAGCAATACATGGAGCTCTGGTACGGGTTGGTGAATAGTGGTTCCCGTTTCTTGTGGGTCATACGGCGACATTCAGTCCTGAGTGATGTCACTGAAATCCCACCGGAACTTTCCAAAGGCACGGAGGAGAGAGGATGCATTATTGAGTGGGCTCCGCAAGAGAAGGTGTTGGCCCACGGTGGTGTGGGTGGGTTTTTGACACACAGTGGATGGAATGCGACGCTCGAGAGTGTGGTTGAAGGTGTGCCGATGATTTGTTGGCCTTACTTTTTGGATCAACAGGTGAATAGTAGATTTGTAGGGGAAGTGTGGAAGTTGGGTTTGGATATGAAGGATACGTGTGATAGAGTGATTGTAGAGAAGATGGTGAGGGAATTGATGGAGGAGAGGAAGGATGAGTTTAGGAAGTCGGCGGAGGAGATGGCGAAACTTGCAAAACAATGCTTCATGGAAGGTGGATCGTCTTATTGTAATTTAGAACGTCTAATTAATGACATCAAAGCAATGTAA
- the LOC111905727 gene encoding bZIP transcription factor 11, protein MASSSGTTTSSGGSYPIQNSGSDEDLQQLMDQRRKKRMISNRESTRRSRKRKQKHLDDLKSQLNQLRNENNQIISSVSITTQHYISVEAENSVLRAQVAELSHRLQSLNEMIAFMYQPVDTGCRFEDEQYGSGGGTEFVDEFMNNSLSYLYANQPIMASADMIQY, encoded by the coding sequence ATGGCTTCCTCTAGTGGTACGACAACATCATCAGGTGGTTCATACCCAATTCAGAACTCGGGGTCTGATGAAGATCTTCAGCAATTGATGGATCAGAGGAGGAAGAAGAGAATGATTTCGAATCGTGAATCTACAAGGAGATCTAGAAAGAGGAAGCAAAAGCATCTGGATGATCTCAAGAGTCAGCTGAATCAACTCAGAAATGAGAACAACCAGATCATATCAAGCGTCAGTATCACCACCCAGCATTACATAAGCGTGGAGGCGGAGAACTCTGTTCTAAGAGCTCAGGTGGCGGAGCTGAGCCACCGGCTACAGTCTCTGAACGAGATGATCGCTTTTATGTACCAACCTGTCGACACCGGTTGTAGGTTTGAGGACGAGCAATACGGAAGCGGAGGTGGCACTGAGTTTGTCGACGAGTTCATGAATAACTCACTGAGTTACCTTTATGCAAACCAGCCTATTATGGCTTCAGCAGACATGATTCAGTACTGA
- the LOC111905726 gene encoding 7-deoxyloganetic acid glucosyl transferase isoform X3 — protein MDQETVLPPHVLIFPLPLQGPVNSTIKLAELLCLSGLHITLLLTHHIHTRLLKYSNIQSRFSSYPGFHLETIPDGLPEDHPRSIDRFIEVLESLKTKSSILFKDLLTSGKLSSDSRRPVTCIIADGTMGYTCDVANEIGIPIMYIRTISVCCLWVFFCLPSLIQSRELPFSGDDLDTPIKNIPGMEEFLRRRDLPMFCRFNLSDPNVQTYLSEGTENPRAHGLILNTFDDLEGPIVSQIRTFCPNLYTIGPLHAHLKLNLESFSSSPPSSNSLWKEDMSCIPWLDSQPPKSVLYVSFGSLAVMTKEQYMELWYGLVNSGSRFLWVIRRHSVLSDVTEIPPELSKGTEERGCIIEWAPQEKVLAHGGVGGFLTHSGWNATLESVVEGVPMICWPYFLDQQVNSRFVGEVWKLGLDMKDTCDRVIVEKMVRELMEERKDEFRKSAEEMAKLAKQCFMEGGSSYCNLERLINDIKAM, from the exons ATGGATCAAGAAACAGTACTCCCACCTCATGTGTTGATATTCCCGTTGCCATTACAAGGCCCTGTGAACTCCACCATCAAGCTAGCCGAGCTTCTTTGCCTTTCGGGTCTCCACATCACCTTACTTCTCACTCATCACATCCACACCAGACTCCTCAAATACTCAAATATACAGTCCCGTTTTAGCAGCTACCCAGGTTTCCACCTAGAAACCATACCTGATGGCCTTCCAGAAGACCATCCTCGCTCCATTGATCGCTTTATCGAAGTGTTGGAATCTTTAAAAACCAAAAGCAGTATCCTCTTCAAAGATCTGCTGACCTCAGGCAAACTAAGTTCAGATTCACGCAGACCAGTAACTTGTATAATTGCAGATGGAACTATGGGGTATACCTGTGATGTAGCTAATGAAATAGGAATACCCATTATGTATATTCGTACAATCAGTGTTTGTTGCCTGTGGGTTTTCTTCTGTCTTCCCAGCCTCATTCAATCCCGTGAATTACCATTCTCAG GAGACGACTTGGATACACCCATAAAGAACATACCAGGCATGGAAGAATTCTTGAGACGCCGTGATCTTCCAATGTTTTGTCGTTTCAACCTGTCAGATCCAAATGTCCAAACCTATCTCTCTGAAGGTACAGAGAACCCAAGAGCTCATGGGCTTATACTCAACACTTTTGATGATTTAGAGGGTCCAATCGTCTCCCAAATACGCACTTTCTGTCCAAATTTATACACCATTGGTCCACTACACGCTCATCTGAAGCTCAACCTAGAATCCTTCTCCTCGTCACCGCCATCTTCGAACAGTCTGTGGAAAGAAGACATGAGCTGTATTCCATGGCTGGATTCACAACCACCAAAATCCGTGCTGTATGTTAGCTTTGGAAGTCTTGCTGTAATGACAAAGGAGCAATACATGGAGCTCTGGTACGGGTTGGTGAATAGTGGTTCCCGTTTCTTGTGGGTCATACGGCGACATTCAGTCCTGAGTGATGTCACTGAAATCCCACCGGAACTTTCCAAAGGCACGGAGGAGAGAGGATGCATTATTGAGTGGGCTCCGCAAGAGAAGGTGTTGGCCCACGGTGGTGTGGGTGGGTTTTTGACACACAGTGGATGGAATGCGACGCTCGAGAGTGTGGTTGAAGGTGTGCCGATGATTTGTTGGCCTTACTTTTTGGATCAACAGGTGAATAGTAGATTTGTAGGGGAAGTGTGGAAGTTGGGTTTGGATATGAAGGATACGTGTGATAGAGTGATTGTAGAGAAGATGGTGAGGGAATTGATGGAGGAGAGGAAGGATGAGTTTAGGAAGTCGGCGGAGGAGATGGCGAAACTTGCAAAACAATGCTTCATGGAAGGTGGATCGTCTTATTGTAATTTAGAACGTCTAATTAATGACATCAAAGCAATGTAA